Proteins from a genomic interval of Xanthomonas sp. AM6:
- the rsmI gene encoding 16S rRNA (cytidine(1402)-2'-O)-methyltransferase, with protein MSAQPGTLHVVATPIGNLADLTPRAQEVLRTVAAICAEDTRRSGQLLSHFGIDRPLLALHEHNEEALAQRIVARLLGGDSLALVSDAGTPLVSDPGYRLVRAAREAGVRVSPVPGACAAIAALSVAGLPSDRFSFEGFLPAKASARRERLLRLASEPRTLVFYESAHRIVESLADCRAAFGDARPAVLARELTKLFETVLDGSLAELQARVEADDNQRKGEFVLIVQGAGDDADAQLAEGRRVYAKLNEHLPPSTAAKLAAEITGAPRKALYGG; from the coding sequence ATGAGCGCCCAGCCCGGAACCCTGCACGTCGTCGCCACGCCGATCGGCAATCTCGCCGACCTGACGCCGCGCGCGCAGGAGGTGCTGCGTACGGTCGCGGCGATCTGCGCCGAGGACACCCGCCGCAGCGGCCAGTTGCTGAGCCATTTCGGCATCGACAGGCCGCTGCTGGCGCTGCACGAGCACAACGAGGAGGCGCTGGCGCAGCGCATCGTCGCGCGCCTGCTCGGCGGCGATTCGCTGGCCCTGGTCAGCGACGCCGGCACCCCGCTGGTCAGCGACCCGGGCTACCGGCTGGTGCGCGCGGCGCGCGAGGCCGGGGTGCGGGTCAGCCCGGTGCCCGGCGCCTGCGCGGCGATCGCCGCGCTCAGCGTGGCCGGCCTGCCGAGCGACCGCTTCAGCTTCGAAGGCTTCCTGCCAGCCAAGGCCTCCGCCCGCCGCGAGCGCCTGCTGCGCCTGGCCAGCGAGCCGCGCACCCTGGTGTTCTACGAATCGGCGCACCGCATCGTCGAGTCCCTGGCCGATTGCCGCGCCGCGTTCGGCGACGCGCGCCCGGCGGTGCTGGCGCGCGAACTGACCAAGCTGTTCGAGACCGTGCTCGACGGCAGCCTGGCCGAGCTGCAGGCGCGGGTGGAAGCCGACGACAACCAACGCAAGGGCGAGTTCGTGCTGATCGTGCAGGGCGCTGGCGACGACGCCGACGCGCAGCTGGCCGAAGGCCGCCGCGTCTACGCCAAGCTCAACGAACACCTGCCGCCGTCCACCGCCGCCAAGCTCGCCGCGGAAATCACCGGCGCGCCGCGCAAGGCGTTGTACGGGGGCTGA
- a CDS encoding penicillin-binding protein activator, with protein sequence MNKRFARISALSLLALLFAGCATTSVTQSASPAQSAALALLDQGKPREAAQQLEAQAAGATGSERNQLLADAAFAWYEAGDVARARSLVAQVQPRQLSGLSKVRLALVNAELALADRQPAQALQALGSDPQAVPQNLRARWHLARAQALEGTGDGNAALDERARADLGLSGQARTDNQRAIVRLLAALNDATLQARAAALPAGDPLYNFAGRALISRGLPLPRPFDRGAQWGFDTSKRPPAERDGYRPPAKLAVLLPLSGSLATAAAPVRDGLLAGYYGETRRRPEINFIDTTGTAAGALAAYQKAIDGGADFVVGPLGRDEVSALFARDALPVPLLALNRGTAAPPAGSAGFSLAPEDDGIAAAEYLLAHERRNALVIGSNDDNGRRAVAAFRERFSERGGKVVASVSVAETPGDVGAQLRNAGAADAVFLAVKGGTARALAPQLALAGFAGKSRVATSQLVLGTGKAEDDLVLDGIAYPSELWNVRGVGGLPAATSVAETLPTARGPAGRLFAFGYDAWQISAYLEKLATGAEANLRGATGVLHLDGFGNILRTPAWSTFSGGRATPLPDGR encoded by the coding sequence ATGAACAAGCGATTCGCAAGGATTTCCGCCCTGTCGCTGCTGGCGCTGCTGTTCGCCGGCTGCGCCACCACCAGCGTCACGCAGAGCGCGTCGCCGGCCCAGTCCGCGGCGCTGGCGCTGCTGGACCAGGGCAAGCCGCGGGAAGCGGCGCAGCAGCTCGAGGCGCAGGCCGCCGGCGCCACCGGCAGCGAGCGCAACCAGTTGCTGGCCGACGCCGCGTTCGCCTGGTACGAGGCCGGCGACGTCGCGCGCGCGCGCAGCCTGGTGGCGCAGGTGCAGCCGCGCCAGCTGTCGGGCCTGAGCAAGGTGCGGCTGGCCCTGGTCAACGCCGAGCTGGCGCTGGCCGACCGCCAGCCGGCGCAGGCGCTGCAGGCGCTGGGCAGCGATCCGCAGGCGGTGCCGCAGAACCTGCGCGCGCGCTGGCACCTGGCCCGCGCGCAGGCGCTGGAAGGCACCGGCGACGGCAACGCGGCGCTGGACGAGCGCGCCCGCGCCGACCTCGGCCTGAGCGGCCAGGCGCGCACCGACAACCAGCGCGCCATCGTGCGCCTGCTGGCGGCGTTGAACGACGCCACGCTGCAGGCGCGCGCCGCCGCGCTGCCGGCCGGCGACCCGCTGTACAACTTCGCCGGGCGCGCGCTGATCAGCCGCGGCCTGCCGCTGCCGCGGCCGTTCGACCGTGGCGCGCAGTGGGGCTTCGACACCAGCAAGCGGCCGCCGGCCGAGCGCGACGGCTACCGCCCGCCGGCCAAGCTGGCGGTGCTGCTGCCGCTGAGCGGCAGCCTGGCCACCGCGGCCGCGCCGGTGCGCGACGGCCTGCTCGCCGGCTACTACGGCGAGACCCGGCGCCGGCCGGAGATCAACTTCATCGACACCACCGGCACCGCGGCCGGCGCGCTGGCCGCCTACCAGAAGGCGATCGACGGCGGCGCCGACTTCGTGGTCGGCCCGCTCGGCCGCGACGAGGTCAGCGCGCTGTTCGCGCGCGATGCGCTGCCGGTGCCGCTGCTGGCGCTGAACCGCGGCACCGCCGCGCCGCCCGCCGGCAGCGCCGGCTTCTCGCTGGCGCCGGAAGACGACGGCATCGCCGCGGCCGAATACCTGCTGGCGCACGAGCGCCGCAACGCGCTGGTGATCGGCAGCAACGACGACAACGGCCGCCGCGCGGTGGCCGCGTTCCGCGAGCGCTTCAGCGAGCGCGGCGGCAAGGTCGTGGCCAGCGTCAGCGTGGCCGAGACGCCGGGCGACGTCGGCGCGCAGCTGCGCAACGCCGGCGCCGCCGACGCGGTGTTCCTGGCGGTCAAGGGCGGCACCGCGCGCGCGCTGGCGCCGCAGCTGGCGCTGGCCGGTTTCGCCGGCAAGAGCCGGGTCGCGACCTCGCAGCTGGTGCTGGGCACCGGCAAGGCGGAGGACGACCTGGTGCTGGACGGCATCGCCTACCCGAGCGAACTGTGGAACGTGCGCGGCGTCGGCGGCCTGCCGGCGGCGACCAGCGTGGCCGAGACCCTGCCGACCGCGCGCGGCCCGGCCGGGCGCCTGTTCGCGTTCGGCTACGACGCCTGGCAGATCAGCGCCTACCTGGAGAAGCTGGCCACCGGCGCCGAGGCCAACCTGCGCGGCGCCACCGGCGTGCTGCACCTGGACGGCTTCGGCAACATCCTGCGCACCCCGGCCTGGTCCACCTTCAGCGGCGGGCGCGCGACGCCGCTGCCCGATGGGCGTTGA
- a CDS encoding YraN family protein → MGVDRRQRGNDMEAAARAELERAGLHLIAANVRYRGGELDLVMQHAQCLVFVEVRYRRTDAFGGGAASVDLRKRRRLVLAAQLFLAAHPHYANRPCRFDVVEAEGEPPRLTWLRDAFRADDC, encoded by the coding sequence ATGGGCGTTGACCGCCGGCAACGCGGCAACGACATGGAAGCGGCGGCGCGCGCCGAACTGGAGCGCGCCGGGCTGCACCTGATCGCCGCGAACGTGCGCTATCGCGGCGGCGAACTGGACCTGGTGATGCAGCACGCGCAGTGCCTGGTGTTCGTCGAGGTGCGCTACCGGCGCACCGACGCGTTCGGCGGCGGCGCCGCCTCGGTCGACCTGCGCAAGCGCCGCCGCCTGGTGCTGGCCGCGCAGCTGTTCCTGGCCGCGCATCCGCACTACGCGAACCGGCCGTGCCGCTTCGACGTGGTCGAGGCCGAAGGCGAGCCGCCACGGCTGACCTGGCTGCGCGACGCGTTCCGCGCCGACGACTGCTGA
- a CDS encoding metal-dependent hydrolase: MPSIFTHAAVPLALWAAAERGRISGRLLGAGIAASMLPDLDVVAFALHIPYADAFGHRGASHSLLFAALLGVFGALLHRPLRAGALQAATWLFVCTVSHPLLDALTSGGLGVALAWPWSEQRWFAPWRPIRVSPFANGFFGARGVATLLSELRWVWLPLALAVGTWKLLQPPSSPAPRSPS, translated from the coding sequence GTGCCCAGCATCTTCACCCACGCCGCGGTGCCGCTGGCGCTGTGGGCCGCCGCCGAGCGCGGGCGCATCTCCGGGCGCCTGCTCGGCGCCGGCATCGCCGCGTCGATGCTGCCGGACCTGGACGTGGTCGCGTTCGCCCTGCACATTCCCTACGCCGATGCGTTCGGCCACCGCGGCGCCAGCCATTCGCTGCTGTTCGCCGCGCTGCTCGGCGTGTTCGGCGCGCTGCTGCACCGGCCGTTGCGTGCCGGCGCGCTGCAGGCGGCGACGTGGCTGTTCGTCTGCACCGTCTCGCATCCGCTGCTCGACGCGCTGACCTCCGGCGGCCTCGGCGTCGCCCTGGCGTGGCCGTGGAGCGAGCAGCGCTGGTTCGCGCCGTGGCGGCCGATCCGGGTGTCGCCGTTCGCCAACGGGTTCTTCGGCGCGCGCGGCGTCGCCACCCTGCTGTCCGAACTGCGCTGGGTGTGGCTGCCGCTGGCGCTGGCGGTCGGCACCTGGAAACTGCTGCAGCCGCCCTCCTCTCCCGCACCGCGTTCGCCATCATGA
- a CDS encoding FAD-linked oxidase C-terminal domain-containing protein, which produces MITPLPAALADTLAALLGADGWRTDAASRRSYGEDDSRRWALADAVALPQTREQVQAIVRACRAHRVPIVARGAGTGTAGAAVPFGGGVVLSFARMNRIVQLRPQDRCAVVEPGVLNGDLQQALAPHGLFWPPDPSSAEICSIGGNLSTNAGGPRAVKYGATRDNVLGLVAVTGAGELIRCGGAYTKDATGYDLTHLLVGSEGTLALIVEATLKLSPRPLAQAGLRAFYRDAGSAAAAVSRLMAQPTTPAMLEFMDRSAIALLRRNGSDVPEAGAMLLIEADGDHDTLPYALQALGAAAEGEGLLSLDVATDGAARDRLWAARRALSPALRTIKPGKINEDVVVPVSRIPELVAGVEALAAEFDLPIVAFGHAGNGNLHVNIMYAPDDTAETARAHAALPRLFALVLALDGTLSGEHGIGVAKRDYMAQAFDAATLDAMRAVKRALDPDGILNPGKVLPDR; this is translated from the coding sequence ATGATCACACCCTTGCCCGCCGCCCTGGCCGACACCCTCGCCGCACTGCTCGGCGCCGACGGCTGGCGCACCGACGCCGCCAGCCGCCGCAGCTACGGCGAGGACGATTCGCGGCGCTGGGCGCTGGCCGACGCGGTGGCGCTGCCGCAGACCCGCGAGCAGGTGCAGGCGATCGTGCGCGCCTGCCGGGCGCATCGCGTGCCGATCGTCGCGCGCGGCGCCGGCACCGGCACCGCCGGCGCCGCGGTGCCGTTCGGCGGCGGCGTGGTGCTGTCGTTCGCGCGCATGAACCGCATCGTGCAGCTGCGCCCGCAGGACCGCTGCGCGGTGGTCGAACCGGGTGTGCTCAACGGCGACCTGCAACAGGCGCTGGCGCCGCATGGCCTGTTCTGGCCGCCGGACCCGTCCAGCGCCGAGATCTGCAGCATCGGCGGCAACCTGTCGACCAATGCCGGCGGCCCGCGCGCGGTGAAGTACGGCGCCACCCGCGACAACGTGCTCGGCCTGGTCGCGGTGACCGGCGCCGGCGAGCTGATCCGCTGCGGCGGCGCCTACACCAAGGACGCCACCGGCTACGACCTGACCCACCTGCTGGTCGGCAGCGAAGGCACCCTGGCGCTGATCGTGGAGGCCACGCTGAAGCTGTCGCCGCGGCCGCTGGCGCAGGCCGGGCTGCGCGCGTTCTACCGCGATGCCGGCAGCGCCGCGGCGGCGGTGTCGCGGCTGATGGCGCAGCCGACCACGCCAGCGATGCTGGAATTCATGGACCGCAGCGCGATCGCGCTGCTGCGCCGCAACGGCAGCGACGTGCCCGAGGCCGGCGCGATGCTGCTGATCGAGGCCGACGGCGACCACGACACCCTGCCCTACGCCCTGCAGGCGCTGGGCGCGGCGGCCGAGGGCGAGGGCCTGCTGTCGCTGGACGTGGCCACCGACGGCGCCGCGCGCGACCGGCTGTGGGCCGCGCGCCGCGCGCTGTCGCCGGCGCTGCGCACGATCAAGCCGGGCAAGATCAACGAGGACGTGGTGGTGCCGGTGTCGCGCATCCCCGAGCTGGTCGCCGGGGTCGAGGCGCTGGCGGCGGAATTCGACCTGCCGATCGTCGCCTTCGGCCACGCCGGCAACGGCAACCTGCACGTCAACATCATGTACGCGCCCGACGACACCGCCGAGACCGCCCGCGCACACGCCGCGCTGCCGCGCCTGTTCGCGCTGGTGCTGGCGCTGGACGGCACGCTGTCGGGCGAACACGGCATCGGCGTGGCCAAGCGCGACTACATGGCCCAGGCCTTCGACGCGGCCACGCTCGACGCGATGCGCGCGGTGAAGCGCGCGCTGGACCCGGACGGCATCCTCAATCCGGGGAAGGTGTTGCCGGACAGATAG
- a CDS encoding acyl-CoA thioester hydrolase/BAAT C-terminal domain-containing protein: protein MTIRFGLAAAFIWLAVSGVAAAQPIDERSIETATLSATLYTPQDAAAHPAVLVLGGAEGGRAWAKRIARRLAEQGYVALAQSYFNGPGLPSQLSAIPLERLQAGIDYLAQQGPAAPPRIAVLGLSKGAEAALALAAHDTRVAAVVAASPSDVVWQGIDRSGGAAASSWTLAGTPLAYVPFAPCPDCKGLLDLYTHSSKAVAADSPARIAVERIHGPVLLIASAQDRVWPSAQMADAIAERLRRRQFAHRVSVLQYPQGGHFAFGLAPTETTLQEDIGFGGGTPSGLTEARADSWTRTTAFLDAALRDTGDTRPAASAH, encoded by the coding sequence ATGACGATCAGATTCGGCCTCGCGGCCGCCTTCATATGGCTGGCCGTCAGCGGCGTCGCGGCGGCGCAGCCGATCGACGAGCGCTCGATCGAGACAGCGACGCTCTCTGCCACCCTGTACACCCCCCAGGACGCCGCAGCGCACCCGGCGGTGCTGGTATTGGGCGGCGCGGAGGGCGGACGCGCCTGGGCCAAGCGCATCGCCAGGCGCCTGGCCGAGCAGGGATATGTCGCGCTTGCGCAGAGTTACTTCAATGGACCTGGCCTGCCGTCGCAACTCAGTGCGATCCCGCTGGAACGGCTGCAGGCCGGCATCGACTACCTGGCGCAGCAAGGCCCGGCAGCGCCGCCGCGGATCGCCGTGCTGGGATTGTCCAAGGGCGCCGAAGCCGCGCTGGCGCTGGCTGCGCACGATACGCGCGTGGCTGCGGTGGTCGCCGCATCGCCATCGGACGTGGTGTGGCAGGGCATCGACCGCAGCGGCGGCGCAGCGGCCAGCTCGTGGACCTTGGCCGGCACGCCACTGGCCTACGTGCCCTTCGCGCCCTGTCCCGATTGCAAGGGCTTGCTCGATCTCTACACGCACAGCAGCAAGGCGGTCGCCGCCGACAGCCCTGCCAGGATCGCGGTCGAACGCATCCACGGCCCGGTGCTGCTGATCGCCAGCGCGCAGGACCGGGTGTGGCCGTCCGCACAGATGGCCGATGCGATCGCCGAGCGGCTGCGGCGGCGCCAGTTCGCCCACCGGGTCAGCGTGCTGCAATACCCGCAAGGCGGACATTTCGCCTTCGGCCTGGCGCCGACCGAGACCACGCTGCAGGAAGACATCGGCTTCGGCGGCGGCACGCCGTCGGGACTGACCGAAGCGCGCGCGGACAGCTGGACGCGGACGACGGCGTTCCTGGATGCCGCGCTGCGCGACACCGGCGATACGCGTCCGGCGGCATCCGCGCACTGA
- a CDS encoding response regulator transcription factor: MPTESHADPIPPPRVLVIDDEPQIRRFLDISLRAQGYRVLQAASGGDGLAQLAAHGAELVVLDVGLPDQDGHSVLRELRQWSTVPVIMLTVRAGEAEKVQALDAGANDYVTKPFGVQELMARIRVLLRMQPAAGEAEPVFDDGHLHIHLGLREVRLDGEPLPLSRKEYALLALLLRHSGRVLTQPQLLREVWGPTHQEDTHYLRILVGKLRQKLGDSAVAPRYIATEPGVGLRFIGVSERIA, from the coding sequence ATGCCGACTGAGTCCCACGCCGATCCGATTCCGCCGCCGCGCGTGCTGGTCATCGACGACGAGCCGCAGATCCGCCGTTTCCTGGACATCAGCCTGCGCGCGCAGGGCTACCGCGTGCTGCAGGCGGCCAGCGGCGGCGACGGCCTGGCGCAACTGGCCGCGCACGGCGCCGAACTGGTGGTGCTCGACGTCGGCCTGCCCGACCAGGACGGGCACAGTGTGCTGCGCGAACTGCGGCAGTGGTCCACGGTGCCGGTGATCATGCTCACCGTGCGCGCCGGCGAAGCGGAGAAGGTGCAGGCGCTGGACGCCGGCGCCAACGACTACGTGACCAAGCCGTTCGGCGTGCAGGAACTGATGGCGCGCATCCGCGTGCTGCTGCGCATGCAGCCGGCCGCCGGCGAAGCCGAGCCGGTATTCGACGACGGCCACCTGCACATCCACCTGGGCCTGCGCGAAGTGCGCCTGGACGGCGAACCGTTGCCGCTGAGCCGCAAGGAATACGCGTTGCTGGCATTGCTGCTGCGCCACAGCGGCCGCGTGCTCACCCAGCCGCAACTGCTGCGCGAAGTGTGGGGGCCGACCCACCAGGAAGACACCCACTACCTGCGCATCCTGGTCGGCAAGCTGCGCCAGAAACTCGGCGACAGCGCGGTGGCGCCGCGCTACATCGCCACCGAGCCGGGCGTGGGCTTGCGTTTCATCGGGGTGAGCGAACGCATCGCATGA
- a CDS encoding sensor histidine kinase KdpD, protein MPDPRTQQADALIGALQRERGGRLTVFLGAAPGVGKTYAMLSRARQLQQQGSEVMVGVVETHGRAETAALLDGLAMQPRRRIEYRGRTLEEMDLDALLARRPPLVLVDELAHRNAPGSRHERRWQDVQELLDAGIDVYSTVNIQHLESLNDVVHRITGVRVAETVPDAIFDRLRDIVLVDLPPRELIERLQQGKVYLPEQAGQALQAFFSPSNLAALRELAMQTAADRVDSDLRDVQAAQGRTGVALRRRVLVAIDGCGQSDYLVRVARRVAERRGAPWSVVTVQTRAQPDEAWLLEIDRAFALARRLGGDAALLHGASVADALLDHAAHNGVSTLLLGRTRERPLARMINRTLTQQLLQRGAHYELVIISSPEARARARRRWRSPGHWLSRDDLAFATVASLLAVAVGWVAERWVGIDDLSMVFIVAVVMVAARTRMAAAVLSALLSFLAYNFFFIEPRYTLHIGARQGVVTVLLFLVAALVAGRLASRLRMQVLALRAANAQTTALQRLGRELTSAADLGQVLEAGRRALAATLEAEAWVRLQPLEAAHAAAQGGAHDYAPSMAAVDRSAADWAQRHGQATGRFTDTLAGASWWFLPVRHERGAIGVVGLKFAAGVQRPGLEQQRLAEAMVEDIGQAALRTRLVADLESARVSGETERLRSALLSSVSHDLRSPLAAMIGAASSLASYGQAMDADDRRSLLETIQLEGERLDRYIQNLLDMTRLGHTGLTLNRDWIDVDELIGSAARRLQRYQPQVRLDIALAAGLPTLWVHPALVEQAIFNVLENAAKFSPPGEAIDVRAAMVDERLRIDISDRGPGIPEDERARIFDMFYSVERGDRGRHGTGLGLTICQGMIGAHGGSVEALPGADGRGTTIRITLPLIEPPAPPPRPDAD, encoded by the coding sequence ATGCCCGACCCCCGCACCCAACAAGCCGACGCCCTGATCGGCGCGCTCCAGCGCGAACGCGGCGGGCGCCTGACCGTGTTCCTGGGCGCGGCGCCGGGCGTCGGCAAGACCTACGCGATGCTGTCGCGCGCGCGGCAGCTGCAGCAGCAGGGCAGCGAGGTGATGGTCGGCGTGGTCGAGACCCATGGCCGCGCCGAGACCGCCGCGCTGCTCGACGGGCTGGCGATGCAGCCGCGGCGGCGCATCGAGTACCGCGGCCGCACGCTCGAGGAAATGGACCTGGACGCGCTGCTGGCGCGGCGCCCGCCGCTGGTGCTGGTCGACGAACTCGCGCACCGCAACGCGCCCGGCAGCCGCCACGAGCGGCGCTGGCAGGACGTGCAGGAACTGCTCGACGCCGGCATCGACGTCTACAGCACGGTCAACATCCAGCATCTGGAAAGCCTCAACGACGTGGTCCATCGCATCACCGGCGTGCGCGTGGCCGAGACCGTGCCCGACGCGATCTTCGACCGCCTGCGCGACATCGTGCTGGTCGACCTGCCGCCGCGCGAGCTGATCGAACGCCTGCAGCAGGGCAAGGTGTACCTGCCCGAGCAGGCCGGGCAGGCGCTGCAGGCGTTCTTCTCGCCGTCGAACCTGGCCGCGCTGCGCGAACTGGCGATGCAGACCGCGGCCGACCGCGTCGACAGCGACCTGCGCGACGTGCAGGCCGCGCAGGGCCGCACCGGGGTGGCCCTGCGGCGGCGGGTGCTGGTGGCGATCGACGGCTGCGGCCAGTCCGACTACCTGGTGCGGGTGGCGCGGCGCGTGGCCGAACGCCGCGGCGCGCCGTGGAGCGTGGTCACCGTGCAGACCCGCGCGCAGCCCGACGAAGCCTGGCTGCTGGAGATCGACCGCGCCTTCGCGCTGGCGCGTCGGCTCGGCGGCGACGCCGCGCTGCTGCACGGCGCCAGCGTCGCCGACGCGCTGCTCGACCACGCCGCGCACAACGGCGTGTCCACGCTGCTGCTCGGGCGCACCCGCGAGCGGCCGCTGGCGCGGATGATCAACCGCACGCTCACCCAGCAATTGCTGCAGCGTGGCGCGCACTACGAGCTGGTCATCATCAGTTCGCCGGAGGCGCGCGCACGCGCGCGGAGGCGCTGGCGCAGCCCCGGCCACTGGCTGTCGCGCGACGACCTGGCGTTCGCCACGGTGGCCTCGCTGCTGGCGGTGGCGGTGGGCTGGGTCGCCGAACGCTGGGTCGGCATCGACGACCTGTCGATGGTGTTCATCGTCGCGGTGGTGATGGTCGCGGCGAGGACGCGCATGGCCGCGGCGGTGCTGTCGGCGCTGCTGAGCTTTCTCGCCTACAACTTCTTCTTCATCGAACCGCGCTACACCCTGCACATCGGCGCGCGCCAGGGCGTGGTCACGGTGCTGCTGTTCCTGGTCGCCGCGCTGGTCGCCGGGCGCCTGGCCTCGCGGCTGCGCATGCAGGTGCTGGCGCTGCGCGCGGCCAACGCGCAGACCACCGCGCTGCAGCGGCTGGGCCGCGAACTGACCAGCGCCGCCGACCTGGGGCAGGTGCTGGAGGCCGGTCGCCGCGCGCTGGCCGCCACGCTCGAGGCCGAGGCCTGGGTAAGGTTGCAGCCGCTGGAAGCGGCGCACGCCGCCGCGCAGGGTGGCGCGCACGATTACGCGCCGTCGATGGCCGCGGTGGACCGCAGCGCCGCCGACTGGGCGCAGCGCCACGGCCAGGCCACCGGCCGCTTCACCGACACCCTGGCCGGCGCCAGCTGGTGGTTCCTGCCGGTGCGCCACGAACGCGGCGCGATCGGCGTGGTCGGGCTGAAGTTCGCCGCCGGTGTGCAGCGCCCCGGGCTGGAGCAGCAGCGCCTGGCCGAGGCGATGGTGGAGGATATCGGCCAGGCCGCGCTGCGCACGCGCCTGGTGGCCGATCTTGAGAGCGCGCGGGTCAGCGGCGAGACCGAACGCCTGCGCTCGGCGCTGCTGTCCTCGGTCTCGCACGACCTGCGCTCGCCGCTGGCGGCGATGATCGGCGCGGCCAGCAGCCTGGCCAGCTACGGCCAGGCGATGGACGCCGACGACCGCCGCAGCCTGCTGGAGACCATCCAACTGGAAGGCGAGCGCCTGGACCGCTACATCCAGAACCTGCTCGACATGACCCGGCTCGGCCACACCGGGCTGACCTTGAACCGCGACTGGATCGACGTGGACGAACTGATCGGCTCGGCCGCGCGGCGGCTGCAGCGCTACCAGCCGCAGGTGCGCCTGGACATCGCCCTGGCCGCCGGGCTGCCGACGCTGTGGGTGCACCCGGCGCTGGTCGAACAGGCGATCTTCAACGTGCTGGAGAACGCGGCCAAGTTCTCGCCGCCGGGCGAGGCGATCGACGTGCGCGCGGCGATGGTCGACGAGCGCCTGCGCATCGACATCAGCGACCGCGGCCCGGGCATCCCCGAGGACGAGCGCGCGCGCATCTTCGACATGTTCTACAGCGTCGAGCGCGGCGACCGCGGCCGCCACGGCACCGGCCTGGGCCTGACCATCTGCCAGGGCATGATCGGCGCGCACGGCGGCAGCGTCGAGGCGCTGCCCGGCGCCGATGGCCGCGGCACCACGATCCGCATTACCCTGCCATTGATCGAACCTCCCGCCCCGCCGCCGCGCCCCGATGCCGACTGA
- the kdpC gene encoding potassium-transporting ATPase subunit KdpC, translating into MNVSPASSSCREPLRWRGAVLLPLLVLACAALYSLVSTLLAGTLFPAQANGSLLVRDGRVLGSALVAQPFAAPGYFQPRPSAAKFDPMAAAGSNQAQSNPDLQQRIADARAALAARDGVDPAQVPDDLLTQSGSGLDPDISVAAAQQQVARVAKARALPDARVAALVATHTRDRQFGVLGQPRVNVLALNLALDEAGTRDPGRGTGDKQRQ; encoded by the coding sequence ATGAACGTTTCCCCGGCTTCTTCCTCCTGCCGCGAACCGCTGCGCTGGCGCGGCGCGGTGCTGCTGCCGCTGCTGGTGCTGGCCTGCGCCGCGCTGTATTCGCTGGTCTCCACCCTGCTGGCCGGCACGCTGTTCCCGGCGCAGGCCAACGGCAGCCTGCTGGTACGCGACGGGCGCGTGCTCGGCTCGGCACTGGTCGCGCAGCCGTTCGCCGCGCCCGGCTATTTCCAGCCGCGCCCGTCGGCGGCCAAGTTCGACCCGATGGCCGCGGCCGGCAGCAACCAGGCGCAAAGCAATCCCGACCTGCAGCAGCGCATCGCCGACGCGCGCGCGGCGCTGGCCGCACGCGACGGCGTGGACCCGGCGCAGGTCCCGGACGACCTGCTCACCCAATCCGGCAGCGGCCTGGATCCGGACATCAGCGTGGCCGCCGCCCAGCAGCAGGTGGCACGCGTGGCCAAGGCGCGCGCGCTGCCCGACGCCCGCGTCGCGGCGCTGGTCGCCACGCACACCCGGGACCGCCAGTTCGGCGTCCTCGGCCAGCCACGGGTGAACGTGCTGGCGTTGAACCTGGCGTTGGATGAGGCCGGGACCCGGGACCCGGGACGCGGGACCGGGGACAAGCAAAGGCAATAA